The region TATTCGAAAATTAAAAGCCCCCGCGCCTCGGGCGGCAGAATCTCCACGCAGCCGCCCTGGGCCAGCCCCACCGCCGGGACGCCCAGCGCCAGCGGCTCGGCCATACCCCGGTTGAAGCTCTCGCCGCGCCCGACGGCCACCGCCAGGTCGCAGGCGGCGTACACCGGCCGCGGGTCGGAGATTTTCCCCAGGAACCGGACCCGATCGCCCGTGCCCAGCTCCCGGGCCAGGTCCCGTAGGTGCTCCTCGTGGTATCCCGCCCCGGCCAGGAGCACGATTGCGTCGGGAATCCGCGCCGCGGCGCGCAGCAGGTGGTCCAGCCCCTTGCGGTGCCCCAGTCGGCCCACGTAGCCCAGCACCGGCCCCCCCGGCCCGAGGCCGAGCCCCCGCCGGGCATCTTCCTTCTCAAAAAGCCCCGGCCGGAACCGCTCCGTATCCAGGCCGTTGGGCACCAGGGCCACGCGGCTGGGGTGGACGCGGTCCACGTCCAGCACGTAGTCGCGGACCCGGCGCGAGACACAGGCGTAGCCGCCCATGAAGGGCGAGGTGAGCCGGGTCAGCCGTTTTTCCCAAGGTGAGTCGAAGCCGTAGCGGTGGAAGGTGACGAAGGCCGGTCGCCCGGACGCGAGGCCGGCGATCCAGGTCGGGATGCGGTTTGGGTGGCCGTGGAGGGCGGTGGCGCCTATCCTTCGTGCCAGGCGCGCCAGCTTGAGCCCCAGCGCCAGGGCCGAATCGCCCGGTCCGCCGACGAGGTGCAGCTCCACGCCGCGCTCGTCGAAGTACGCCCGGCCGGGGCCGTCGCCGGTGAGGCTGGCCGCGGCGCAGGGGAATCCACGTTCCTTCAGGCGGGCGCACACCTCCGCCGTGCCCCGGTGGGGGCCCGAGAGCAGCAGGTCCTCGAGGTAGTGGAGGATGAGCATGGGGTG is a window of bacterium DNA encoding:
- a CDS encoding glycosyltransferase, which translates into the protein MLILHYLEDLLLSGPHRGTAEVCARLKERGFPCAAASLTGDGPGRAYFDERGVELHLVGGPGDSALALGLKLARLARRIGATALHGHPNRIPTWIAGLASGRPAFVTFHRYGFDSPWEKRLTRLTSPFMGGYACVSRRVRDYVLDVDRVHPSRVALVPNGLDTERFRPGLFEKEDARRGLGLGPGGPVLGYVGRLGHRKGLDHLLRAAARIPDAIVLLAGAGYHEEHLRDLARELGTGDRVRFLGKISDPRPVYAACDLAVAVGRGESFNRGMAEPLALGVPAVGLAQGGCVEILPPEARGLLIFEYSDRALGEKIGKLLDDPARTRAMTDAASRHIRENHSLEAMTEGYIELYTRVLIQGRRPADSGRPPRAPRLPGVEDPDRTPPAVDGEGYAGPHLDPGLGGKKLL